One window of Robiginitalea biformata HTCC2501 genomic DNA carries:
- a CDS encoding AIR synthase related protein, whose product MGSNASERYSQRGVSATKDDVHKAIANVDKGLFPKAFCKVVPDYLGGDPEYCIVMHADGAGTKSSLAYMYWKRTGDLSVWKGIAQDALVMNLDDLLCVGITDSILLSSTIGRNANKIPGEVIAAIIQGTEELIADLREWGVHIHSTGGETADVGDLVRTIIVDSTVTARVRRDRIIDNARICPGDVIVALASFGQATYEKTYNGGMGSNGLTSARHDVFHRDLAGEFPESFDPEVPEDLVYSGSVGLQDPVEGVPLDAGKLVLSPTRTYAPVVAKILEKYGPEELHGMVHCSGGAQTKILHFIDGLHVVKDNLFPVPPLFDLIQRESGTGWREMYQVFNCGHRLEFYVPETCAQDLIDIASTFGIEGRIIGRVEEYDRPKLTIRSDKGHFEY is encoded by the coding sequence ATGGGGTCGAACGCATCGGAGCGCTACAGCCAGCGCGGGGTATCAGCCACCAAGGACGACGTCCACAAAGCAATTGCCAACGTGGATAAGGGATTGTTCCCCAAGGCATTCTGCAAGGTCGTGCCGGACTATCTGGGGGGCGACCCGGAGTATTGTATCGTGATGCATGCGGACGGGGCCGGGACCAAGTCCTCCCTGGCGTACATGTACTGGAAACGCACCGGCGACCTTTCCGTCTGGAAAGGGATTGCCCAGGATGCCCTGGTGATGAACCTGGACGACCTGCTATGCGTGGGCATTACCGATTCCATCCTGTTGAGCTCCACCATCGGCCGCAACGCCAACAAGATCCCCGGGGAGGTTATTGCCGCGATTATCCAGGGCACCGAGGAGCTGATTGCCGACCTCCGGGAATGGGGGGTGCACATCCACAGCACGGGGGGGGAAACCGCAGATGTGGGCGATTTGGTCCGGACGATCATCGTGGATTCCACCGTGACCGCCCGCGTGCGCCGCGACCGGATTATCGACAATGCCCGGATCTGCCCGGGGGATGTTATTGTCGCCCTGGCCTCCTTCGGGCAGGCCACCTATGAAAAAACCTATAACGGCGGGATGGGCAGCAATGGCCTTACTTCGGCCCGCCACGACGTTTTCCACCGCGACCTCGCCGGGGAATTTCCCGAGAGCTTTGACCCCGAAGTGCCTGAAGACCTGGTGTACAGCGGCAGTGTCGGGCTGCAGGACCCGGTGGAAGGGGTGCCCCTGGACGCCGGAAAACTCGTGCTGTCTCCCACCCGCACCTATGCCCCTGTAGTTGCGAAAATCCTGGAGAAATACGGCCCGGAGGAACTCCACGGAATGGTGCACTGCAGTGGCGGTGCCCAGACTAAAATCCTGCATTTCATCGACGGGCTGCATGTTGTCAAAGACAACCTTTTTCCGGTCCCCCCCTTGTTTGATCTCATCCAACGGGAATCCGGTACGGGGTGGCGGGAAATGTACCAGGTGTTCAACTGCGGCCACCGGCTGGAATTCTATGTGCCGGAAACCTGTGCACAGGACCTGATCGATATCGCCTCGACCTTTGGGATCGAAGGCCGTATCATCGGCCGTGTGGAAGAATACGACCGCCCGAAACTCACCATCCGCAGCGATAAGGGACACTTCGAATATTAG
- a CDS encoding QcrA and Rieske domain-containing protein has protein sequence MERKEFLRTLGAGAAFAVAFPCVQGCTKGPGLETEPVPTGVDFTIDLSGPDGDALSGNGDFIIRNYVVIARNLAGDFVAASQVCSHQQTPEVRFVESQGGIFQCATHGSQFAQDGTPLNSVTSNPLKIFQTALNGDQLRVFE, from the coding sequence ATGGAGAGAAAAGAATTTTTAAGGACGCTGGGAGCCGGTGCCGCCTTTGCCGTGGCGTTTCCCTGCGTACAGGGATGTACCAAGGGGCCCGGCCTGGAAACCGAGCCGGTACCCACCGGGGTGGATTTCACCATCGACCTGAGCGGCCCGGACGGGGATGCGCTCTCGGGCAACGGCGATTTCATCATACGTAACTATGTGGTGATTGCCCGAAACCTTGCCGGAGATTTTGTCGCCGCCAGCCAGGTTTGCAGCCACCAGCAGACCCCCGAAGTCCGCTTTGTCGAAAGCCAGGGCGGTATTTTCCAGTGTGCAACCCACGGCTCGCAATTTGCCCAGGACGGGACGCCTCTGAACAGCGTAACCAGCAACCCGCTGAAGATTTTCCAGACTGCGTTAAACGGGGACCAGTTGCGGGTCTTTGAATAA
- a CDS encoding FAD:protein FMN transferase → MRSAALLLYLFALPGVWGQQDPLVTVRRTERLLGTEVTVTVTAENEEIGFIHIEEALSEMRQVAGWISSRDPVSVTHAINANAGLQPVSVPREIYSLLERAIQISELTSGAFDITDAALDTLWRFDGSMAQIPGAEDVAGVLPLVGYRNLVLDAGNRTAYLPEKGMKINLDAIGRGYAVDRAKDRMLDKQVPGGTIQAGGDLSAWGTRGSGDKWLLGISDPINIGQILRWVPLIESSVSIVRTDAQFVRSGDRTYGYIMDPHTGFPAEGVAQATVLARNAELSSALAHALCVLGPENGIRLIEYLGDTEAVIVDDAGIMYWTSGLSLSRE, encoded by the coding sequence GTGAGATCAGCTGCCTTGTTGCTCTATTTATTCGCCCTCCCGGGGGTATGGGGGCAACAGGACCCTTTGGTGACCGTCCGCAGGACGGAGCGCCTTTTGGGGACCGAGGTAACCGTAACGGTTACAGCGGAAAACGAGGAAATCGGGTTTATCCATATCGAAGAGGCGCTTTCCGAAATGCGGCAGGTGGCGGGCTGGATATCCAGCCGGGATCCCGTATCCGTAACCCATGCGATCAATGCCAATGCGGGCCTGCAGCCTGTAAGCGTGCCCCGCGAGATTTATAGTTTGCTGGAGCGGGCGATACAGATCTCCGAGCTGACTTCCGGCGCCTTCGATATCACCGATGCTGCCCTGGATACCCTTTGGCGTTTTGACGGGTCCATGGCGCAAATCCCGGGTGCGGAAGATGTGGCCGGGGTTTTGCCGTTGGTGGGGTATCGGAACCTCGTATTGGATGCCGGGAACCGGACCGCCTACCTGCCGGAAAAAGGGATGAAGATCAACCTGGACGCCATTGGCCGGGGGTATGCCGTAGACCGGGCCAAGGACCGGATGCTCGATAAACAGGTGCCCGGGGGCACCATCCAGGCGGGAGGCGACCTGTCGGCGTGGGGTACCCGGGGGTCGGGCGATAAATGGTTGCTCGGAATATCGGACCCGATCAATATCGGCCAAATCCTCCGGTGGGTGCCGCTTATTGAATCCTCCGTATCCATCGTCCGTACGGATGCCCAGTTTGTACGGAGCGGCGATCGCACCTACGGGTACATCATGGATCCGCACACCGGCTTTCCGGCAGAAGGGGTGGCGCAGGCTACGGTGTTGGCTCGAAACGCAGAACTGAGCAGTGCCCTTGCCCACGCGCTTTGCGTCCTGGGGCCGGAAAACGGGATCCGCCTGATCGAATACCTGGGGGATACCGAGGCCGTGATCGTGGACGATGCGGGGATCATGTACTGGACCAGCGGCCTGTCGCTGAGCCGCGAGTAG
- the prfA gene encoding peptide chain release factor 1, producing the protein MLDKLNIVKQRFDEVSDLIIQPDIIADQKRYIQLNKEYKDLKEIVDMREKYIQLQNRISEAEEILSDGSDPEMAEMAKLQLEEAREAIPPLEDAIKMKLIPKDPEDAKDVVMEIRAGTGGDEASIFAGDLFRMYTKYCESRGWKTNVIDLSEGTSGGFKEIHFEVSGEDVYGTLKFEAGVHRVQRVPQTETQGRVHTSAATVMVLPEAEDFDVQIDPKDVRIDYFCSSGPGGQSVNTTYSAVRLTHVPTGIVAQCQDEKSQHKNKDKAFKVLRSRLYDMELAKKQEEDAAKRNSQVSSGDRSAKIRTYNYPQGRVTDHRIGLTLYDLQNIINGDIQKIIDELMLVENTEKLREASEIL; encoded by the coding sequence ATGCTCGATAAACTGAATATTGTAAAGCAACGCTTTGACGAGGTCTCCGACCTGATCATCCAACCGGACATTATCGCCGACCAAAAGCGGTACATCCAGTTGAACAAGGAATACAAGGATTTAAAGGAGATCGTGGATATGCGAGAGAAGTATATCCAATTGCAAAATCGCATCTCGGAAGCTGAGGAGATCCTCTCCGACGGGAGCGACCCGGAAATGGCCGAGATGGCCAAACTCCAGCTCGAGGAGGCCCGGGAGGCGATACCCCCGCTGGAGGACGCCATCAAGATGAAGCTGATCCCCAAAGACCCTGAGGATGCCAAGGACGTTGTTATGGAAATTCGCGCCGGTACCGGGGGGGACGAGGCGAGCATTTTTGCCGGAGACCTCTTCCGGATGTACACGAAATACTGCGAGTCCAGGGGTTGGAAAACCAACGTTATCGACCTGAGTGAGGGGACCAGCGGCGGATTCAAGGAAATCCATTTTGAAGTGAGCGGGGAGGATGTTTACGGCACGCTGAAATTCGAAGCCGGCGTCCACCGGGTACAGCGCGTCCCCCAGACCGAGACCCAGGGCCGGGTGCACACGAGTGCGGCCACGGTAATGGTCCTGCCCGAAGCCGAGGATTTTGACGTGCAGATCGACCCGAAGGACGTCCGCATCGATTACTTCTGTTCCTCTGGCCCCGGGGGGCAATCCGTGAACACCACCTATTCCGCCGTACGGCTGACACACGTCCCCACGGGGATCGTGGCCCAGTGCCAGGACGAAAAATCCCAGCATAAAAACAAGGACAAGGCTTTTAAGGTATTGCGCTCCAGGCTCTACGACATGGAACTGGCCAAGAAACAGGAAGAGGACGCCGCTAAGCGGAATTCCCAGGTGAGCAGCGGGGACCGGTCGGCAAAGATCCGTACCTATAACTACCCCCAGGGGCGCGTAACGGATCACCGAATCGGCCTCACGCTCTACGACCTGCAGAATATCATCAACGGGGACATCCAGAAAATAATCGACGAGCTCATGCTGGTGGAGAACACCGAAAAGCTCCGGGAGGCCTCCGAAATTCTGTAG
- the pyrF gene encoding orotidine-5'-phosphate decarboxylase — MTTEQLTSHIREKQSFLCVGLDTDLDKIPRHLLQEEDPIFAFNKAIIDATRDYCVAYKPNTAFYEAYGARGWQSLERTIGYLNATCPEHFTIADAKRGDIGNTSTRYAKAFYEEMDFDALTVAPYMGRDSVEPFLAFEDKFVILLALTSNPGAFDFQTGTFGGEALYEKVLSASLEYAGSERLMFVVGATKAEYLAAIRKRVPDHFLLIPGVGAQGGSLEDVCKYGMNGQVGLLVNSSRGIIYAGNGPDFAERAAEQAASIREQMAKILAGD; from the coding sequence ATGACCACAGAACAGCTAACCAGCCACATCCGGGAGAAACAGTCCTTTCTCTGTGTGGGCCTGGACACCGATTTGGACAAGATCCCGCGGCACCTCCTCCAGGAAGAAGACCCGATCTTTGCCTTCAACAAAGCCATTATCGACGCCACCCGCGATTACTGCGTTGCCTATAAGCCGAATACTGCCTTTTACGAGGCCTATGGGGCCCGCGGATGGCAGTCGCTGGAGCGGACCATCGGGTACCTGAATGCCACCTGTCCGGAGCATTTTACCATTGCGGATGCCAAGCGAGGGGATATCGGGAATACCTCCACGCGGTATGCGAAGGCGTTTTACGAAGAAATGGATTTTGACGCCCTCACCGTGGCCCCGTATATGGGCCGGGATTCGGTGGAGCCCTTCCTGGCATTCGAGGATAAATTTGTGATTTTGCTGGCCCTTACGTCCAACCCGGGTGCCTTTGACTTCCAGACGGGGACATTCGGCGGCGAAGCCCTGTATGAAAAGGTGTTATCTGCCAGCCTCGAATATGCGGGTTCCGAACGCCTGATGTTTGTGGTAGGTGCTACCAAAGCCGAGTACCTGGCAGCCATCCGCAAGCGGGTGCCGGATCATTTCCTGCTGATACCGGGGGTGGGCGCCCAGGGCGGGAGCCTTGAAGATGTCTGCAAATATGGGATGAACGGGCAGGTGGGCCTGCTGGTGAATTCCTCCAGGGGGATTATCTATGCGGGGAACGGGCCGGATTTTGCGGAACGCGCTGCGGAGCAGGCTGCGTCCATAAGGGAGCAGATGGCAAAAATTCTCGCCGGGGACTGA